The Macrobrachium rosenbergii isolate ZJJX-2024 chromosome 14, ASM4041242v1, whole genome shotgun sequence sequence CGGGTGTGCTCTCTGCGTCCGCGTAGTTCACCAGGGGCGCTGGGTCGTTGCCTACTCCCGCCCTGAGGAGATATCTTTCTCTTAATGTATATGTGAAGGTAATGCACTCGTTCCTGCGTTTGCCAGGGCACCTAGACCGTGCTATGACCATGGCTTCACTAAGCGTTGCTGCTTGTGATGGCACCAAACGTCTCCTCGCCGTTCCTACAAATGTCTTTATCAGCACcaccgccatctctctctctctctctctctctctctctctctctctctctctctctctctcagttagaataacaaaaacaatttaatctaattttagtTTCACcctacagaccttacagaccttacgttcaggttgccccaggtccctcagtgtgaggcacctttgatgtctacagagttgctaacgcatcttccggtatattttgcatcttccagtcttggatggtctgggatgcatcttagatagcttattcttaaaacacatctacgctcactcctgttatgttcctcagatgagctggtagcgcattgaatagacgctgcattatcgatgctggtgctggtggattaatgtcctgtgtgctttccttaattttcctggtatagtttttggcactattaatctacctctgcttgctctttttgaattttagttccatgatgttttcggtaattccctatctgtttccatgcttgaattaccatgtagcgttctcttctcctttcaagactatataaatttagaattgtagtctttcccagtagtcaaggtccttaacttcttctattctagctgtaaatgacctttgtacactctctatttgtgcaatatccttttgtagtgtgggtaccatattatattgcaatattcaagtggactacgtagtacgttttataaagcataatcatgtgttcagcttttctagttttgaagtgccggaacaacattcccatttttgctttgcattttgccaatagaattgctatttgatcattgcataacatattcctattcaacatcacaccttgtttgtgattgtctcattattaggtcctttatatgcgtatagcattcctactttatcaccatagttcattgattcaaatttatcagagttaaataccatcctatttatctctgcccatttatatattttgttcctatcttcatcacaagcaatttctctacttattcttgtgtcatctgcgaaacttcttactactgagtccttaacattactgtctatgtctgcaatcataatcacaaacagcaatgcagctaacaccgtaccgttgtggtacaccggatattagagcttcatccgatttctcatcgtttgcaatcactatctgttttctattttgcaaaaattcttttatccatcttcctactttgtcaacaatgttatgttttctaattttttcgctaatatattatgatctaccttgtcaaaagcttttgcaaagtctaggtaaaccacatctgtatctttttcatttatcatatttttatatatgctttcatggtggactaacagttgggtttgtgtactttttccggtacaaaaccatgttgtcctatattgaacaatctatttttcattaaatgtttcattatatttttttcattaccctttcatatactttcatatatgagagatgtcagactcacaggcctataattacttgcctctagtcttgaaccacttttgaaagtaggagtaatatatgctaatttatgctcatcataaatcttgcctgtatctatactttgccttaataatattgctagcggctttgcgattgaatgaaccactttctttaacaatatggcaggtactccatctggtcctgctgctgatccatttttaaattaatagcctgcacaatatcggcttctgtaatatctatatctgataagtattcagtattttcatctcttatttctgtatcattatcttcattgtcaattctaggtgtaaattcactcttatatctttctgctaatatgttacatatttccttttttcattcgttaatggGGTGTGTCTCAGCCGATTCAGCGGAGCAAGTCTGTTTAAAATGGTTATGGAGCAAAAGGAATATTCAAGAAAACTGCAGACTCACTGACAGAGAAACTGACTTCCCTGTTGCAGATAATGAGGATCGATAATAGGGCCTACAAAAATAAGTGAggatgatggcgatgatgatgatgaatatgaattttttaagcGGTTATACAGTAAGTGAATTGGGTCTCCTTGCAACTAACGGTGCAAATCGGTGCCTCttcatatatgtgtaaataatggCAGTTAATGTtcgttgttatatatattaacacaggTATATATGCCAGAGATATCTGTACAAATGTATTTGTATGAAAGAAACTGATTCCTTGATTAAACCGAAttgaaaggacaaaaaaaaaaaaaaggaagtgatcTTACGTGACCGTCGCTCCACTGATCTTAATCCAGTAGGATTTGAATGCAGCGCCAGAAACGATTGCCGGTGTAGAGACGGTGCTGAACCACTGGTTTAAACGTTTGTTGTAAACCGCTGTCTCATTGTTGCTCGCTCTGCCGAAAGCTGTTGCAATGGAAGTAATGATGAGAATGGTCTACTGTAACAAAAAGATGCTAAAGAAACGTTTTaagctctgtctgtctctcgtatAGTTTTGTCTTGAAAGGTGTGTGGTATGGGAACAAGTGTTTTCAAAGAACACTTCGGTTATTAGTGTCATCCTCACACCGTTTGCATTAAGGAACTGAAAAAACACGCTTGTCATTTTGGACAGCACTTGATAGAAGTCAGCACGCATTTGTCTGAAGAAGAGTCAATTCTTGTCTCTTTCAGTTAAATCATAGAGGTCAATAAACAAAGGTTCGAAAAGCATCAAATCGTAGGAAGTCAACAGACGCCGTCAATTTAAATTTATTCTGTAGAAAATATTGTTCACGTAATATTActattgtttcctcttttttttttggggggggagaacCTCCTTTCAAAGTGTTTCCATATGCATGCAATCACCTATCATGCATGACAGGAATCCAGACTCCTCCTATCACTGTAGAAACCGACCAGGAGGCCCCTTACCTAATTGATATTTGAAACTGTGGTCGTCCAGCTTGGCGAACAGCACTTGCATGGGGTTCGGTCCCTTGTACTCGAAGACGAACTCGATGTTTGATGCTACACTGCAGTCGGGCAGGATCTTTACCGTGTGCCAGTCCAATCCATTCACGcgaatagctgagagagagagaggaatatgacGCACCGGGTGTAGCGGAGTTTAGCGTGCTGTTAATGAGCCTTACGTATGCAGGCATGAAATGGCTAATGTCGTGGAAATCTATGAAAATTGTATCATCTATGATTGAACACTTTAAGTAGTAATGTGACAATGATCGTTGCACTTTCGTTGAAATGAAAACCGCTTCATCTAATGTCAGGTcaagaaagaaatttatgaaatcatttttgTAGTAATCATCTACAATGATtgaagtgacaaatattaaaatacacgatataaattacattaaaacaggcaaagttaaaaatatgaataaggaccaaccgttgattcatatttttaatgatcgttgttttaatacttaattttattgtactaattaggtattattagtCTTGAAAatatgcctgctggttggccctgaaacgttgcaactgaataaaaataaaacctgttggtgtgcttcatCATTACTGGTTTTATACCTccgcctgttatatatatatatatatatatatatatatatatatatatatatatatatatatatatatatacatactgtatataacgtTTTTTGCAAAAGGAGTCCAAACTTACCACCAGTTGCTATGGTCGTAGGGAAATACGGATCAACTATGTTGTGTGGGATGAAGAGGTGATTTGCCTTCTTATCTGGATTTGATGGAGCGTAGAATCCTATTCCTCTGACTTGTATGGGAGCTGAATCATTCCAGAATATAAGTGGATCTTCTCCTTGGTGACCAAACCTAGTAATAATTGAACAAAGAAATTAATCAGTTCAACAGTGTCATAATAAGGAATACCAGAGACTGCAAATCAGTTAACAAATCTCACAATGTCATAATGACTACCAGAGACTGCAATTCAGTTAATAAACCTAACAATGTCATAATAAGGACTACCAGAGACTGCAAATCAGTTAATAAATCTAACAATGTCATAATAAGGACTACCAGAGACTGAAATTTAGCTCTGAAGGATCTCTCGGCTTCAGATTTTCACTGATGATGAAAACATTATGAACTGTTGATtaaatagaaatacataaaaatccttAATTAACTGGCACCCTAGTAAGACAATATATAATAGATTTCCAGGTGTAACTGGCAATCAGTTCATTTGATAAATAACCGTTAAAAGGGACTGGAAGCATGTTTACATTTGGGCAAGTTACTGGTTGCGTTTAAAATAACACTGTCTGGTGTGGGGTTCAGAAGCAGTCTTTCCTAGGCAAAAGATACGATAGGGCTGATTAATCTAAGTGTGAATGATTATTCCATTGAAATGTTCATACTGTAATAAGATAACTATAACTAGGAAACAAAGCATCACTGTTTTTCACATCAAAGCAAGATCAATACGAACGTTATAGTTCCGTTGCACCACCCAAGTGAGAAGTTCTGGAAGTTGCCATTGATAATCCCAGGAGAAGAAATAGTTTCAAGTatgtctccattttttttaagagtagTCGTTGTATTTGAGGTGTGTCCAACTCCTAAAATGGAAGAGATTATGATTATCCCTTTGTGATATTTTCGTTTGGTTCTACTCACATCCGAAAATATTAGATGACGCCTCTCAGGGAGCGTGTAATGAGTTACTAATGATCTTTGTATTTGTTATCACCATTTCTTAGTTACTCAGCACACAAATATCTAAGTGATGAAATATTCAGATTAGAAACAGCGATAAAGTGAATGAGTTTAATGCCTATGAACGGAAAAAAATTGGTTGTATGTGAATTTCATCTGTATCTACTTCAGGTAGATAATGCAGTAAGAAAGTTACCTTGAACACTTACGGAACTGGTAATAAGCCATAGTCGGCCGATGATCATTGGTGTCAATGAGGTTTATGTAAAGGTCAGGATTCGAATTTACCGTAATGTTAACCTCGCACATTTCATTGACAATCCTCTTGTACAATGCAGTCCATGTAAAACCACTGAAACCTGTTAACATGATGAAAATTACCTTTATCTGTGGTCCATGGTTGTGACTAAGTTACACACAAGATAGCTTATATTAGGCATGTTTGTGcttagaaatatttacaaagagcTGCGAGACTGAAGATCTATGCCCAAAATTACCTGGCGTACTATAATCCTCGTGGTCAGTGCACATGCCTTCCAAAATCTCAAATGGAAAATGCAAGCGTTTCATGTTGACTGAGCCAGACTAAAAATAGTTTTGGCTTCAGGAAGAACTACGGTTTTTGAATTAAAGTCGAGTGCCGCTATTTTCCAACACTTGTTTTCTCTACATCGAATATAGGAAATAAATCGGTAAGATATTGCTGAACACTTCTGCAGATTATCAGCATGCGCATCTACTCCACTACCGGGAAAAATATTCCACATTTCAGCGCTTTAAGGGACAAAAGACTCTGGTACTGATCGGTGAGACAATGAGGCACCTCACAGAATAAGGAATCAAACGTAATATGAGATGAGAAGAATACAAAATCTTAAGGAGCATAGACTCTACAGACTTTAATTTAGAGTCATAATTTGAAGAAAGTTTATGAATGTCTAGAACACAAAGGTCTGATACAACTGATGTTAGAACAAGTAGGTAACATTACAACATTAACGAAACCCAAGACATGAATCATGAAAATCAGAACTAAATATATGAGAAATCTTACTAACAATACCTAGCTTACGTGATGTGTTTTATAAGTTGTACAAAACAATGAAGAGTGAATCGGATGCTCGAACCAAGAGTCATTTAGTAAAGTTTTTCAACTAATAATGGACTAGATCCATGATGCAAGATCGGCCATTCAAAAAAAGTTTTACTTTACCATAGTTCACCCTCGTACCCAGCTAGTTAAGCTGCTTATTGATTATCTGTTACCATTAGCTACTTCACTTTGCATCAAAGGAAACTACAGTAAATAACTACAATAAGAGTTGAATCACCTGCATAACTTACTTCGTATTTTTTAGGCTAACAATCGTGTTATTTCTAAGAAATAAGAATAACCTGGATTCCAGAATATTACCCTGTGAAAAACTTGACGTGCCAGATCTGAGCTCATTAGCAAATATGTCacagtaatagtaaaaaaaatcaagtcgaTATCCTCCATTACCataattatgatatttataaataagacAAAGACAGCgagaaaatctgttaaaaaagTATGTACTTTTGTCCAAATAGATACTGCAAGTAAAATTTATTAGATCATCAAAAGTAGGTTCCCAAACTTTTGTTCCTCGGTACCCCTTGGGCTTTTTTTGTTCCCATGTACCCCTGACActaaaattccaaatattttgatattttaaatttaaatttatggagtctgcatgtgtagattaGTAGGTCTTAAATTTGATGGTAATTTATCAATACATACTTTTTAGATTATCCAAAACATTCTGAAATGACAAATGTGCAAAATTTGTGGGGAAACCCTGATATGAAAGACTGCAAAATTTGTTACATTGAAAGACTATACATATGATatcttagtaatttttttttattcaatggcaGAAAAAAAAGGCATAACATACTTGTCTTGTGAATGCACAGTGTAGAGTTATAGGCCCAAGACTGGTTGTAGATACAGCTACAGATTCCTGGAGACGCTGAAGAGCTTGCTGTACAGTAACTGTAATCGACATTCACCTGACACTGATCATCGTTCGTACAACTTCCATTCAAAGAACgtgctgaaagagaaaagaagacgaattttatatataaaaaaataatttgcaagttACATTACAGTATTCTCATGACAGAGAATTCCCATATACGCTCAAGACTTTACCGtaattttccaaaacatttctATTGATCTTATCTGCcgcgtttatttattatttgaaaattacaatGGAATCCtaaatgaatcatttttaatcACGTTTCCATTTTGAGTACACAAAAAACAGGCAAGATGTTAAAATCCCTGTCTGAACTTTACGTATCCTAACCTAATCTAAAACCCATGTTTACCTTCAAAGTGTATGATGGCTTATCTAGAAAGAAATGCAGTGTTCAGGTATAGTTTGAAAATGCAAGCATTCAACTTTGGCTCGTCTAGGAAGAAATAGTTTGCTGGTATGTTTTCAGATATGTGTTCTACTGATTATTGGCCTAATTATGTTTGCTGGAAAAGACTACGACAAATgagagtgaaaaataaagaaatgggaaataagaTATGAAAACAGACTGGGTGAAAAAGAacccattttaatttcttgttgcCCACCACTAAACCTAGTACTCTATCTGACTGCTTAATGTAATCAGCACACGAAATATGGAAAGAAGGGTTTTACAGAATACTATAATGAAATTAGGAAAGTGACTATCAATCACAGTCATGATTAAAAAGTTAAAGGAACGTCTCTACAATAAAAATAACCCCTTCATATGTCCACTGAAGGTtgtagaaatttatatttatatttagtaaaaatattttcagtagaatAGAAAAATACAGTGGCTAATCTTAATAATCCCGAAAGGACAACTCACCACAATTAGCAGCGCACTTCCCTTCCTGAGTACACGAGGCCTTGTCCAGAAAAATGGAGTTATCCTCCTGCTGTTGACATAATTAGATATTTGATTCTTTAATTTTGAGAACTTATCTTTAATTCTGAATTATGCACAGGTAATGTTATTTgtaattaaacatgtgctttacATCAAGCAACAGCAATTGTTGTAAAGATcttatcaaaatttattattcattataagaTACATGAACAATGATATACAGGTTTAACAACTTTGATGAAATGCATTGTTAAATTCATCAGAGCCTGTTTTACCGAATCCTTATAAGATACATGTAGCAAACTTATCTGTACTTCAAGTTAACGTTTCTGTTTCTACCCTGATTTCCTAATTATGTTCTTGTGACTTACCAGATCCAAAACTTCATAGTATCGCCATGATGTGTCATTTCTGTTTAGCTGCAATGTGTCGTTTTCTTCACATATGGAAGATGAAAGGAGTTCACACGATTTTTCcagtttctgtaaagaaaatcaaGACCCTCACATTAGCTTAGAACGATTGGAACGAGCGTTCATTTTATAAGTGATGCATTTCTGAAGAAATAGTGAATTTTTCACCCTTCGCTCAAAAATTGCacgtaatttaatatttttttatgtgtgccATAAAGTTTGGAAAAGAACTCGAGTCAGTCCGTGAGCTTTAGTGtattcgtatatttattttttttaagccatgATTAAATACAGTCAGAGTTTTGATTTAGTGATTGCTTTATCTCATCTTGCACTATGCTTACCACTTCCACCGTGCTATGCTGATTGTACCTTCTCATGTTGATTgtatcttctttatattaatcATATCGTGATCGTACTTTCTTTATACTAACATATCGTCTAATctgaaaatgattaagaaaacttaaaagaaaaccGATTACTCACATTAAAATTAAATCCCTTGCATGTTTCACTTTCTATGTTGTTGTGGTCATGGCAAGCCATTATGCAGGAAACTGGTCCGTGGTCTGCCGTGGTATTTTTAATGACGTCACTGTTGAGACGACCAGCCCTCCAATGGGAACTTGCAAAGGTACCACAGGTCACAGTTGCTGTTATTGCTGCCAACCATAGTAGGCAAAAGCCCAGGTGTAGACTCTGGTAGTGCCATTTCGAGGGACGGCGCATGCAGATTCTAGGCATAGGTCTGTTTTCAAACTAGACAGTAGGAAAGGATGTTAGTTGgctgaaaatataagattttttcaaatcttcatgttttaaacattttggaAATATTAGATGACAGTGTATGCCTGATTTTCCAGTTAaaggaaacttattttttttatctaggctTCTTTTATCTTCCTAATCATTCTGTCTACTAGAATACTACCATATCCTTTCTGGCTCACTGtgtaatgttattttcctttaatcttatagtcatttttaactattttcccCTTTTAGCAATAGACAATAATTCCTCTTACCCattactttggaattttcttACTTCTTGGGAAAACCTTACTCACCCTGAAGCGACAAATAAATAGCGAATAAAAAGGATATTATATTCTCAATATTATGCATCTATGAGTTTCAGACTTCAAGTCACGGGAAGAAATAAACCAACATAATCCAAGTGATAAAATGAGTCTAGATAGAGGAATACAGACGTAAAGATAAAGCAATAAGAGAACGAAGGAATTAAGATTCAAATAAGGCAAAATCAAAACGCACACTGCTGTGCTAAAATATTCGAGAAAACAACTAAGCATAACAGGTACAGTTGTATAAACAAAACTGACCTGTGCAGAGCTAGAAGGTGTGAATATGTACACAGCCGGTTGTGCATATTAACACGGCTTTTGGTTTAACCGTACTCTGAGAATATTCTCgatcatatttttattctcttttatgaattttattttggtttgttgAGAATTTGGTCCATTATGAAATTGTCTGCTATgtaaattttccttgaatattaaATCTATTCCGTCTACGAACCTTCTATAGAAGATATGTTTAAAAGATCTTGGACATTTCAGTGCATGATAGCACATAAATGCTAATTAGTGTCTGGACCCGAAAGCTTCATATGAATGTCATGGGAATGGAGTGGTAGGTACTATTCCTTCACGTCCTTGAGTCTGTAATTACTTTTAtcatcatgcattaatcctttaACATATTTCAACCACTGTTGCTCTAGTCCAAAAATAAATACCGAATATATTTCAGGCAGCGTTTAAAATAAAGCTTCAGTCTGTCAAGGCCGTGAGAGAGCCGTGCAAAGAATAACTTTACGTTTAAGACTGACATGATAGGATGGAATTTCCTGTAAAAATTGGTTCGTGTATTTCTCGAAAGCCTGTCAGTCGCATCCGCACGctaaagagaggaataaaaaatgtGAGGTTCGCTGGTCTGATCTACGAAGACGCGCGAAAATAACGAagccatttttcacattttcccgTATTTTTTATTCCCCCTGCGTTTAGAAAGCAAACTGGTCTGTGTTGAAAAATTTTTCGTAATATTCAtcatattcagtttctcttttcctCGTAAACTTTCTGCAAGTAGTGGTGACAAATTAACTGACAACTGACTCTGAATAATCATGATAACGATCAAGGTTCAGGACagtagataaatatacatatatgtgagtcACGTTATgggatagaataaaaaaaaaaaccttgcataAAAACAATGTCAGAAGTAACTATTCATTCTATACCTTTGAGGTTAGAAACAGACTTTCAATCATATGTCAGTTTGTATACAGCTGTTCAACATAAGCTACGGCTGTATGATAAGTGATCGTTACTAAactcttttattgctttttaaacaCTTGTTTATTTAGGAATATTCTGCAAGCTTTTGCTAGTTTATGGGCAGGGAGGGTGCCTCAAAATCCTTAGGTGCTACATCTTTGCATTTATTGGGTAATGCCTGTTGTTAAATCTTCATTCCATTGTAAGACAAACTGGCCGCCATTCAAAGTATGAGGCGATTGAGGTGAATCTAGTAGAATTGCcatttcttttcagtctttctgtccTTCATAGCGAATTCATTCAGAGCAGCAATCTGtgccttttttttatgtcataaaaaccATACTTGCGTGTTGTACTCTTCGACCTGACTCATATCCccaccttttttctttattagaacATAATATTTTTAGGTCTCTGGTCGTTCGCTTGTACTTCACGTAGTTACTTTCAAGTAATTTAACATGGCTTCATCCCCGATTTTTGGGGCTTTAGCCTTGTCCAGTATGTCTGTAttgatttccattcatttttaatgtattgtCTTTCAGAAGAGGAACATGCTATGAGCGATTAATGTTCCCTGGAGACGCAAAACAAGTGGTCGTTGATACGAGAGAAAGACTATGAcaggtttatatattatattccagagagagagagagagagagataatatcagCTGATAAATTCTTATTCTCAAAGTTGTACTTTTTTTCTTCTGATAGACTGCATTTAACATTTTTACCGTTTTTGCTAATTCTAACTGTTACGAAAGACAATAGTAATTTTCACTTTCTGTTGGTGAAATAGAGATTTGGCGGTGGAATTTGAATGCTTCTCCTGATTTAGAGTTTAATTTCGttgaccccgtagggggggttagtgtcgtcagtgcaccttacgcggtgcactgaaggcattacttgatgttcattgcagcgtcccttcggcccctagctgcaacccctttcattccatttactgtacctccattcatattctctgtctttcatcttgatttccaccccctcctaacaattgttccatagtgcaactatgaggttttcttctcgttatacctttaaaactttgctactctcaatttccctttcagcgctgaatgacctcaaaatcccagcgcttggcctaaattttatattccattccattccattttatttcgcTGGAACAGTTGTCACAAGTTGCATTATATTGTTGAGTGTAAGGTCTGGATAAAAGTGCATTGCGTCAATGAGTTAAAATTCCATGGCCTCTTTAGTACCAAAGGGTCAACGCCAGCTCTAACTTGTAGCCTTCACTTAAGAACGCCTATATAGTCCTTTTGACCAGTCATGTGAGGTTTGGAAGCGTTACCCACTTGTAAAGTTAATCTTCTATTTCATCCTTATGTGTCTCTGACAttacgatgaatatataaattttcataaataacattttcataattcactTAAACTTATATTTACTGTCCTTTTCTCATAAATTCCTTATCAAGCTAACCGGCTTTAGTATTGAATGTAATTGTACGCACATtctgtataatgaaaataataataataatttgacatacttttaaaaaatttcatgagaaaaataCAATTCACATGAAAGGAAGATACCAAACTGTCAATATCCATTACCCATACTCACCAATCGATTACTCCTTGatcaacagcagcaacaatgaagagtcaaatatatttcatatttgggCGTCTAAGATGACGAAACGTGGAAGCCTGACaaacgatatttatatatatcttttattttttaagtactcAGACGTTTCTATAACGTCCGATCAGAATGAacggaagaagaaaggaaattccaAAGTTTGGCGGCAGAATAAAAGAAACGGTCTGTGAACTGTTCAGTCGGAGGATTGCAGCTTTCCTCAATGTTCATGTGGGAAGAGGTGGTTTGGCGGGTAATTTAGAATACCGGGTCGAGTAATCACAGAGGGTGCCATTGCCGAGGATTTCCATTTCAGTTCCGTCGCCTCGCAAGCTATCTCATTATGCAACCCATTTTCATTCGTTCCAGCGTGCTTGTCACCTCAAACACTTGTAACTTTTGCACCTTCGTGAGCTGTTATATCAGgacctttttttaataaaaaatacattctgaTAAGAACGCTTTATATGTTGTATTAAACTGCATATGCTCTGTCATATAGACGATTAAGGAGCTATTTCGGGAAGATACTACCAAGTAGCACAAAAGCAGTGATTACTTTAATCTCAGCaggagattaaaaaaactgtttatcaAGCAACTCGTATTATCCAGCGCTCGCTTTCTTACTTGTTCTAATCGAAATAAACTTATACATGAATTTAATACTGAAATTAAAATGACTTATCTTTAGCGTCCATGATAAGGAGCTCCGCGTTATCCCTCGAATCAAGACAcctaatcaagaaaaatttacctTTCAAACTTCTGCTGGttcctttaaaattagtaaacaaGGAAATTCCAGTAGGTTAAAAGACACAGGTGAGTCGTACAGTACCTTTACAGACAAGCAATGCAGATGGTCAGAAGGTCCGTTCGCTGTGCCTTCCTGATGTTAGAGTCCCGTCTTACTCGAGACTAGATCAAACCACAAATGGTGACGATTGCAAACCTTGCTCCGGTTTCCAACCCCTGAAGAACAGCGCGCACAAGGATCAATATCAGTTCTTTATAATTCTACGAAGCAAATTTGTTTACAGATATCTAAGGCAAACTTGGTTTCGTATCGTACTCAGGAGGAACTACTTTGGATGGTTGCTTAGCAATCTGCTGTAGATGACTTCGTAGATCCTAATTCCTAATCATAGACTGACGTCGTATTGTCATTTATTGTTAACCTCGGTCATTTTTATAACAACAGATTAGATTTTATGATTCTTCAGCTGAGGAATTATTAAGGGAAGGGCAGTCGTCAATACTCCAGtagggaaaaca is a genomic window containing:
- the LOC136845537 gene encoding uncharacterized protein, giving the protein MPRICMRRPSKWHYQSLHLGFCLLWLAAITATVTCGTFASSHWRAGRLNSDVIKNTTADHGPVSCIMACHDHNNIESETCKGFNFNKLEKSCELLSSSICEENDTLQLNRNDTSWRYYEVLDLQEDNSIFLDKASCTQEGKCAANCARSLNGSCTNDDQCQVNVDYSYCTASSSASPGICSCIYNQSWAYNSTLCIHKTSFSGFTWTALYKRIVNEMCEVNITVNSNPDLYINLIDTNDHRPTMAYYQFRVGHTSNTTTTLKKNGDILETISSPGIINGNFQNFSLGWCNGTITFGHQGEDPLIFWNDSAPIQVRGIGFYAPSNPDKKANHLFIPHNIVDPYFPTTIATGAIRVNGLDWHTVKILPDCSVASNIEFVFEYKGPNPMQVLFAKLDDHSFKYQLAFGRASNNETAVYNKRLNQWFSTVSTPAIVSGAAFKSYWIKISGATVTAGVGNDPAPLVNYADAESTPEFTHVSVNSCCGNVGYFKVHSHRQFHEHPNGAYVVQGCN